One region of Polaribacter pectinis genomic DNA includes:
- the glyA gene encoding serine hydroxymethyltransferase: protein MQLDNQIFDLIQEEKERQLNGLELIASENFVSDQVMQAQGSILTNKYAEGYPGKRYYGGCEVVDVIEQIAIDRAKELFGAEYVNVQPHSGSQANTAVFSACLKPGDTILGFDLSHGGHLTHGSPVNFSGKLYNPVFYGVDKETGTIDYNHLEQQAKEYKPKLIIAGASAYSRDIDFKKFREIADSVGAILMADISHPAGLIAKGILNDPIPHCHIVTTTTHKTLRGPRGGMIMIGKDFDNPFGETLKNGNPKKMSTLINSSVFPGNQGGPLEHVIAAKAVAFGEALTDEFLEYQLQVKENAAAMAKEFVAKGYDIISGGTDNHCMLIDLRNKDISGKDAEIALGKADITVNKNMVPFDDKSPFVTSGIRVGTAAITTRGLKEEDMVAVVNFIDEAIQNANNEEALHEIAERVNDMMSARRLFVM, encoded by the coding sequence ATGCAATTAGACAATCAAATTTTTGACCTTATTCAGGAGGAAAAAGAAAGACAATTAAACGGTTTGGAATTAATCGCTTCAGAAAACTTTGTAAGCGACCAAGTTATGCAAGCTCAAGGTTCTATTTTAACTAATAAATATGCTGAAGGATATCCTGGTAAAAGATATTATGGAGGTTGTGAAGTTGTAGATGTTATAGAACAAATAGCAATTGATAGAGCTAAAGAATTATTTGGTGCAGAATACGTAAATGTGCAACCACATTCTGGTTCTCAAGCGAATACAGCTGTTTTTTCAGCGTGTTTAAAACCTGGAGATACTATTTTAGGTTTCGATTTATCTCATGGTGGACATTTAACACATGGTTCTCCAGTAAATTTTTCTGGTAAATTATACAATCCTGTATTTTACGGAGTTGATAAAGAAACTGGTACCATTGACTACAATCATCTAGAGCAACAAGCAAAAGAATACAAACCAAAATTGATTATTGCTGGTGCATCTGCATATTCTAGAGACATAGATTTTAAGAAATTTAGAGAAATTGCAGATAGTGTTGGAGCTATTTTAATGGCAGATATTTCGCATCCTGCAGGTTTAATTGCAAAAGGAATTTTAAATGATCCAATTCCTCATTGTCATATTGTTACAACAACAACACACAAAACTTTACGTGGACCAAGAGGAGGAATGATTATGATTGGTAAAGATTTCGACAATCCGTTTGGAGAAACTTTAAAGAATGGAAATCCTAAAAAAATGTCTACTTTAATTAATTCTTCTGTTTTTCCAGGAAACCAAGGTGGACCTTTAGAGCATGTTATTGCTGCTAAAGCTGTTGCTTTTGGAGAAGCTTTAACAGATGAGTTTTTAGAATATCAATTACAAGTAAAAGAAAATGCAGCTGCAATGGCAAAAGAATTTGTAGCAAAAGGATATGATATTATTTCTGGCGGAACAGACAACCATTGTATGTTAATTGATTTAAGAAATAAAGATATTTCTGGTAAAGATGCAGAAATTGCTTTAGGAAAAGCTGATATTACAGTAAACAAAAACATGGTTCCTTTTGATGATAAATCTCCTTTTGTAACGTCTGGAATTCGTGTTGGAACTGCAGCAATTACAACTCGTGGCTTAAAAGAAGAAGATATGGTTGCTGTAGTTAATTTTATTGATGAAGCAATTCAGAATGCGAACAATGAAGAAGCATTACACGAAATTGCAGAACGTGTAAATGATATGATGAGCGCAAGAAGATTATTTGTAATGTAA
- the fahA gene encoding fumarylacetoacetase has protein sequence MIITANNPNRKSWLKVDEESDFPIQNIPFGVFITRDDIITIGSRIGDFAIDLGAFHQLGYFEGIPLTDDIFLQDNLNDFIADGRKTWRLVRNRIAEVFDVTNGILRDNADHKDKIIFRMDEVEMLLPVSVGDYTDFYASKEHATNVGSLFRDPENALLPNWLHIPIGYHGRSSSIIPSGVPIRRPYGQTKPDEGSNTPNFGPSKLLDFELEMAFITTDANVLGDRIPIEEAEEYIFGLVQFNDWSARDIQGWEYVPLGPFLGKSFASTISPWIVTLDALEPFRTDNPKQVHEPLPYLKQEGKGSYDIHLQVGIQPENGEETVVANSNFKYMYWTMAQQLAHHTVNGCPVEAGDMMGSGTISGPTKDSYGSMLELTWKGQNPITLKDGTTRKFINDNDTVIMRAHCKNDDVRIGFGECIGKVLPAK, from the coding sequence ATGATCATAACAGCAAATAACCCGAATAGAAAATCTTGGTTAAAAGTAGACGAAGAGTCTGACTTTCCAATTCAAAATATTCCTTTTGGAGTTTTTATAACAAGAGATGATATTATAACTATTGGAAGTAGAATTGGTGATTTCGCTATAGATTTAGGCGCATTTCATCAATTAGGCTATTTTGAAGGAATTCCTTTAACAGACGATATTTTTTTACAAGATAATTTAAATGATTTTATTGCTGATGGACGTAAAACTTGGCGTTTAGTTAGAAATAGAATTGCAGAAGTTTTTGATGTTACTAATGGAATATTAAGGGATAATGCAGATCATAAAGATAAAATTATCTTTAGAATGGATGAAGTAGAAATGTTATTACCAGTATCCGTTGGAGATTATACAGATTTTTATGCAAGTAAAGAACATGCAACAAATGTAGGTTCTTTATTTAGAGATCCAGAAAATGCATTATTGCCAAACTGGTTACACATACCAATTGGTTACCATGGTAGAAGTTCTTCTATCATTCCATCTGGTGTTCCAATTAGAAGACCTTATGGACAAACAAAACCAGATGAAGGTAGTAATACACCTAATTTCGGCCCTTCAAAATTATTAGATTTTGAGCTTGAAATGGCTTTTATTACTACAGATGCTAATGTTTTAGGAGATAGAATTCCTATTGAAGAAGCAGAAGAATATATTTTTGGTTTGGTACAATTTAACGATTGGTCTGCAAGAGATATTCAAGGCTGGGAATATGTGCCACTAGGCCCATTTTTAGGAAAAAGCTTTGCTTCTACTATTTCTCCTTGGATTGTAACTTTAGATGCTTTAGAACCTTTTAGAACAGACAACCCAAAACAAGTGCACGAACCTTTACCTTATTTAAAACAAGAAGGAAAAGGAAGTTACGATATTCATTTACAAGTTGGTATTCAGCCAGAAAATGGCGAAGAAACTGTTGTTGCAAATTCGAACTTTAAATATATGTATTGGACAATGGCACAACAACTTGCACACCATACAGTAAATGGTTGCCCTGTTGAAGCTGGAGATATGATGGGTTCTGGAACTATTTCTGGACCAACAAAAGATAGTTATGGTTCTATGTTAGAATTGACTTGGAAAGGACAAAACCCTATTACCTTAAAAGACGGAACAACGCGTAAATTTATTAATGATAACGATACTGTTATTATGCGTGCACATTGTAAAAATGATGATGTTAGAATTGGTTTTGGTGAATGTATTGGTAAAGTGTTACCAGCCAAATAA